In Sander lucioperca isolate FBNREF2018 chromosome 21, SLUC_FBN_1.2, whole genome shotgun sequence, the following proteins share a genomic window:
- the nme3 gene encoding nucleoside diphosphate kinase 3 — translation MVFRPPATMICLFLSIFSYLFQPGWTGVNERTFIAVKPDGVQRKLVGEIMRRFEKKGFKLVGLKLVQASEDLLREHYWELRSKPFFQGLMSYMSSGPIVAMVWEGLDVVKTARKMLGETNPADSLPGTIRGDYCVEVGRNVIHGSDSVESAQKEISLWFRQNELHCWEDNSSHWIYN, via the exons ATGGTCTTCCGTCCACCGGCGACAATGATCTGCCTGTTTTTGTCTATATTTTCTTACTTATTTCAGCCAG GCTGGACCGGTGTAAATGAACGCACCTTCATTGCTGTAAAACCGGATGGCGTGCAACGGAAACTGGTGGGAGAAATCATGCGTCGCTTTGAAAAGAAAGGTTTCAAACTGGTGGGCCTCAAACTTGTGCAG GCATCAGAGGATCTTCTGAGGGAACACTACTGGGAACTGAGGAGTAAGCCTTTCTTCCAGGGACTGATGAGCTACATGAGCTCTGGACCAATCGTAGCAATG GTGTGGGAGGGTTTGGACGTGGTCAAGACTGCACGTAAGATGTTGGGAGAGACCAATCCTGCTGACTCGCTGCCTGGAACCATCCGAGGAGATTACTGTGTAGAAGTGGGCAG GAACGTGATCCACGGCAGTGACTCTGTGGAGAGCGCCCAGAAGGAAATCTCTCTGTGGTTTCGACAGAACGAGCTTCACTGCTGGGAGGACAACAGCAGCCACTGGATCTACAACTGA